A genomic region of Alistipes megaguti contains the following coding sequences:
- the dapB gene encoding 4-hydroxy-tetrahydrodipicolinate reductase: MKAAIIGYGKMGREIERILRERGHEVRLIVDQANVGELDAAHLAGVDVALEFTTPATAYDNIRTCLECGVAVVSGTTGWTDRLAELQDLCRERGGAMFYASNYCLGVNLMFRLNRQLAALVGRVGGGYSVRIEEVHHTQKKDAPSGTAITLAEGIIENLPGKSGWVNYAPGIEHATNRVEHSKDTPADCIEIRSVREGMVPGIHTVTYESEDDRLELRHEIKNRRTLAQGAVVAAEFLCGKRGVYGMDDLLK, translated from the coding sequence ATGAAGGCTGCAATCATCGGATACGGCAAGATGGGCCGCGAAATCGAACGAATCCTCCGCGAACGGGGACACGAGGTCCGGCTGATCGTCGATCAGGCGAACGTCGGTGAACTGGATGCCGCACACCTCGCAGGAGTCGACGTGGCGCTGGAGTTCACCACCCCGGCCACGGCCTACGACAATATCCGCACCTGTCTGGAGTGCGGCGTGGCCGTCGTGAGCGGCACCACGGGCTGGACCGACCGTCTGGCCGAACTGCAGGATCTCTGCCGCGAACGCGGCGGAGCGATGTTCTACGCCTCGAACTACTGCCTGGGCGTGAATCTGATGTTCCGCCTCAACCGCCAGCTGGCCGCTCTTGTGGGGCGTGTCGGAGGCGGGTACAGCGTCCGCATCGAGGAGGTGCACCACACCCAGAAGAAGGATGCCCCGAGCGGTACGGCCATCACGCTGGCCGAGGGGATCATCGAGAACCTCCCGGGCAAATCCGGCTGGGTGAACTACGCCCCCGGCATCGAACACGCAACAAACCGCGTCGAGCACAGCAAAGATACGCCGGCCGACTGCATCGAAATCCGTTCGGTACGCGAGGGTATGGTCCCGGGCATCCACACCGTGACCTACGAGTCGGAGGACGATCGTCTCGAACTGCGCCACGAAATCAAGAACCGCCGCACGCTGGCCCAGGGTGCGGTCGTCGCCGCCGAATTCCTCTGCGGAAAGCGGGGCGTCTACGGCATGGACGACCTGTTGAAATAG
- the truA gene encoding tRNA pseudouridine(38-40) synthase TruA: MRYFIELRYLGAAYCGWQRQPDQPSVQQTLERALTTLLREPVEVTGAGRTDTGVNASYYVAHFDLGRPIDHPEQVVYKANFLLPGDISVWSLTPVADDAHARFHAREREYRYYIEPHKNPFTRHLTWQYYVPLDLERMNRAAALLLEFEDFTSFAKLNSNNKTNICHVRQARWTVDERGVLCFTIRADRFLRNMVRSIVGTLVDVGRGRYTPEDFRAIVASRDLSRSSAGAPAQGLFLSDVRYPAEIFTGLRSRF; the protein is encoded by the coding sequence ATGCGTTATTTCATCGAACTCCGCTATCTGGGGGCCGCCTACTGCGGGTGGCAGCGGCAACCCGACCAGCCGTCGGTGCAGCAGACCCTCGAACGGGCCCTGACAACGTTGCTGCGCGAACCGGTTGAGGTGACCGGGGCGGGCCGCACCGATACGGGGGTCAATGCCTCTTATTATGTGGCGCATTTCGACCTCGGCCGGCCGATCGACCATCCCGAACAGGTGGTCTACAAGGCGAATTTCCTGCTTCCGGGCGACATTTCGGTCTGGAGCCTTACGCCCGTGGCCGACGATGCCCACGCCCGCTTCCACGCCCGCGAGCGCGAGTACCGCTACTATATCGAACCGCACAAAAACCCCTTCACGCGTCATCTGACGTGGCAGTACTACGTGCCGCTGGACCTCGAGCGGATGAACCGTGCGGCGGCCCTGCTGCTCGAGTTCGAGGATTTCACCTCGTTTGCCAAGCTCAATTCGAACAACAAGACCAATATCTGCCACGTGCGACAGGCCCGCTGGACGGTCGACGAACGGGGTGTGCTGTGCTTCACGATCCGCGCGGACCGCTTCCTGCGCAACATGGTACGGTCGATCGTCGGGACGCTGGTCGACGTGGGCCGGGGGCGTTATACGCCGGAGGATTTTCGTGCGATTGTTGCCAGCCGCGACCTTTCGCGGTCGAGTGCCGGGGCTCCGGCGCAGGGGCTCTTCCTGAGCGACGTGCGCTACCCTGCCGAGATCTTCACCGGCTTAAGAAGCCGGTTCTAG
- the lpdA gene encoding dihydrolipoyl dehydrogenase, protein MKYDILIVGSGPGGYVAAIRAAQLGRKVALVERADVGGVCLNWGCIPTKALLKSAQVFGYCSHAEQYGLEVDGTVRPNLEKIVARSRTVAETMSRGVQFLLKKNGIDLIAGFGRLTTPGRVDVDGTEYEADHIILATGARPREMPFMPVDGERVITSRQALAMTRLPETMIVVGSGAIGSELAWFYAALGVKVTVIEYLPRMMPLEDEEVSKAMERAFRKMRAAVLVGTTVKRVSVNAEGRCDVEIEGRKGAETLSADVVLSAVGIQPNIEGIGLEELGVEVERGKIKVDPFYRTNVPGIYAIGDIVPGPALAHVASAEGICCVEAICGLAPEPVDYSTIPSCVFTQPEVASVGMTEQQAVERGLAVKIGRFPFTASGKATAAGDRDGFVKLIFDEEDHLLGAHLVGASVTEMLAEPTLARRLGATAHQIARTIHAHPTMNEGVMEAAEAALGAAIHL, encoded by the coding sequence ATGAAATACGACATTCTGATCGTCGGCAGCGGCCCCGGCGGATATGTGGCCGCCATCCGAGCCGCGCAACTGGGCCGCAAGGTGGCCCTCGTGGAGCGGGCCGATGTGGGCGGCGTCTGCCTCAACTGGGGCTGCATCCCCACCAAGGCGCTGCTGAAAAGCGCCCAAGTCTTCGGCTACTGCAGCCACGCCGAACAGTACGGACTCGAGGTCGACGGCACGGTCCGCCCGAATCTCGAAAAGATCGTCGCCCGCTCGCGCACCGTGGCCGAAACCATGTCGCGCGGCGTACAGTTCCTGCTCAAGAAGAACGGCATCGACCTGATTGCGGGCTTCGGCCGCCTCACGACACCGGGCCGGGTCGACGTCGACGGCACGGAGTATGAGGCCGACCACATCATCCTGGCCACCGGAGCCCGTCCGCGCGAGATGCCCTTCATGCCCGTCGACGGCGAGCGGGTGATCACCTCGCGACAGGCGCTGGCCATGACCCGGCTGCCCGAGACGATGATCGTCGTCGGTTCGGGAGCCATCGGCAGCGAGCTGGCCTGGTTCTACGCCGCGCTGGGCGTCAAGGTAACGGTCATCGAGTATCTTCCGCGGATGATGCCCCTCGAGGACGAGGAGGTTTCGAAGGCCATGGAGCGCGCCTTCCGCAAGATGCGCGCCGCAGTGCTCGTCGGGACGACCGTCAAGCGGGTGAGCGTCAACGCCGAGGGGCGTTGCGACGTGGAGATCGAGGGCAGGAAGGGTGCCGAGACCCTCTCGGCCGATGTCGTGCTGTCGGCCGTGGGCATTCAGCCGAACATCGAGGGGATCGGCCTCGAGGAGCTGGGTGTCGAGGTCGAGCGCGGCAAAATCAAGGTTGACCCCTTCTACCGGACCAACGTCCCGGGCATCTACGCCATCGGCGACATTGTGCCAGGACCGGCGCTGGCCCATGTGGCCTCGGCCGAGGGCATCTGCTGCGTGGAGGCCATCTGCGGCCTTGCACCCGAACCGGTCGACTACTCGACCATCCCGTCGTGCGTCTTCACGCAACCCGAGGTGGCTTCCGTCGGGATGACCGAGCAGCAGGCCGTCGAACGCGGTCTGGCAGTCAAGATCGGCCGCTTCCCCTTCACGGCCTCGGGCAAGGCTACGGCCGCGGGGGATCGCGACGGATTCGTGAAGCTGATCTTCGACGAGGAGGATCACCTGCTGGGAGCCCATCTGGTCGGCGCCTCCGTAACGGAGATGCTGGCCGAACCGACCCTGGCCCGCCGTCTGGGCGCCACGGCCCACCAGATCGCCCGTACGATCCACGCCCATCCGACGATGAACGAAGGGGTGATGGAGGCGGCCGAAGCGGCCCTCGGAGCTGCCATTCATCTCTGA
- a CDS encoding C69 family dipeptidase, with product MKKFRLMLAAFAAVATYGAVSACTNFIVTRGASTDGSVMVTYAADSHALYGALYHTPGGKHAKGAMLPVYEWDTGRYLCDIPQIRQTWSTVGNMNEHSLIIGETTYGGREELVDTTGRIDYGSLIYIALQRARTAREAIGVIAELANTWGYASSGESFSIADPNEAWIMEFIGKGYKDDGKGGNARRGIVWVARRIPDGYVSGHANQARITTFPKDDPENCLYAPDVVEFAREMGYFDGTDEEFSFADAYCPADFSTVRSCDARVWAFFRTVADGMDEYEDYAMGYNLQKRLPLWVKPAHKVSPKQLFDCMRDHYEGTPMDMTKDLGAGGHNCPYRWRPMTFEVDGVEYLNERATATQQTGFWFVGQARADRPADTGILWFGVDDAATSCLTPIFCSAQEVPECFREGNGSMLEYSPTSAFWLFNRTTNFAYMRYDMISADIRKVTDQWENTRLEEMETLPARIGKMSAEARRNYLTEVSVVTAQELFDRWQRLNGYLLVKYMDGNVKSEHGDVLSFLDGDGSAAHFVDNGNGRQIPDRIQFPGYNEKWKRAVAADNGEVLRVRK from the coding sequence ATGAAAAAATTCCGATTGATGCTTGCAGCCTTCGCCGCCGTGGCCACCTACGGTGCGGTGTCGGCCTGCACCAACTTCATCGTCACGCGGGGCGCCTCGACCGACGGTTCGGTCATGGTGACCTATGCAGCCGATTCGCACGCCCTCTACGGTGCCCTCTACCACACCCCCGGCGGCAAACACGCAAAAGGCGCCATGCTGCCCGTCTATGAATGGGATACGGGCCGCTATCTGTGCGACATCCCGCAGATCCGCCAGACGTGGTCCACCGTGGGCAACATGAACGAACACTCGCTCATCATCGGCGAAACGACCTACGGCGGCCGCGAAGAGCTCGTCGACACCACGGGCCGCATCGACTACGGTTCGCTGATCTACATCGCCCTGCAGCGCGCCCGTACGGCCCGCGAAGCCATCGGCGTGATTGCCGAACTGGCCAATACCTGGGGCTACGCCTCGAGCGGCGAGTCGTTCTCGATCGCCGATCCGAACGAAGCCTGGATCATGGAGTTCATCGGCAAGGGCTACAAGGACGACGGCAAGGGGGGCAACGCCCGCCGCGGCATCGTCTGGGTGGCCCGCCGCATCCCCGACGGCTACGTCTCGGGACACGCCAACCAGGCCCGCATCACCACCTTCCCGAAGGATGACCCCGAAAACTGTCTCTATGCCCCCGACGTGGTGGAGTTCGCCCGCGAAATGGGCTACTTCGACGGCACGGACGAGGAGTTCAGCTTCGCCGACGCCTACTGCCCGGCCGATTTCAGCACCGTACGCAGCTGTGACGCCCGCGTGTGGGCCTTCTTCCGCACGGTGGCCGACGGCATGGACGAATACGAGGACTACGCCATGGGCTACAACCTCCAGAAGCGGCTGCCGCTGTGGGTGAAACCCGCACACAAGGTCTCGCCCAAACAGCTCTTCGACTGCATGCGCGACCACTACGAAGGAACCCCGATGGACATGACGAAGGATCTCGGTGCCGGCGGCCACAACTGTCCCTACCGCTGGCGTCCGATGACGTTCGAAGTCGACGGCGTGGAGTATCTCAACGAGCGCGCCACGGCCACGCAGCAGACCGGTTTCTGGTTCGTCGGCCAGGCCCGTGCGGACCGTCCGGCCGATACGGGCATTCTGTGGTTCGGGGTCGACGATGCCGCCACGTCGTGTCTGACGCCGATCTTCTGCTCGGCGCAGGAGGTGCCCGAGTGCTTCCGCGAGGGCAACGGCTCGATGCTCGAATATTCGCCCACGTCGGCCTTCTGGCTCTTCAACCGCACCACGAACTTCGCCTACATGCGCTACGACATGATCTCGGCCGATATCCGCAAGGTCACCGACCAGTGGGAAAATACCCGCCTCGAGGAGATGGAGACCCTGCCGGCCCGCATCGGCAAGATGTCGGCGGAGGCCCGCCGCAACTACCTCACCGAGGTGAGCGTCGTAACGGCCCAGGAATTGTTCGACCGCTGGCAGCGGCTGAACGGCTATCTGCTGGTCAAGTACATGGACGGCAACGTCAAGAGCGAACACGGCGACGTGCTGTCGTTCCTCGACGGCGACGGCTCGGCGGCCCACTTCGTCGACAACGGAAACGGCCGTCAGATTCCCGACCGAATCCAGTTCCCGGGCTACAACGAAAAGTGGAAACGGGCCGTGGCCGCCGATAACGGCGAGGTGCTGCGCGTCCGCAAATAG
- a CDS encoding WD40-like domain containing protein — translation MWKITIGVLLCALLAGCGLKVEHPAEELVTEVEMPAGERFTPGDEVTVRAVGFEAADEIWFDIAWTDGTEDFAPSGTARGLRGTVTGRTDTSISFLVPGHYPPATVSVLLFRNGVFQTLGTIRTDDGVRHEISLHTLSAIPGGGTIVARYPMYGSAALRDEEFPSDLTLECVVGRFGPGTACGIADGQLVELDLVTRQTEIQGEGCLLVGAASESTVAGLFVRDDRLCFSGGSLPRAWQLPEGVTADRIVRQPFAFAFNALLLAVRNDDGTLSPLVLPLSSSRALLGPAVESKTLLPYWMMKPAADNLSKWERVGGYAVLHDDLTWFQPLDPATLTLAPTLGEADLLVEGRVLSMTQCMLPAEAGDADPQPAVRIGVLTDTDGRHEVWVYDPQRASGSLVLGDVDLFAVRGIFFAR, via the coding sequence ATGTGGAAAATTACGATAGGTGTGCTGTTGTGCGCTCTGCTTGCAGGGTGCGGCCTGAAGGTGGAGCATCCGGCCGAAGAGCTGGTGACGGAGGTCGAGATGCCCGCGGGCGAACGCTTCACCCCGGGTGACGAGGTGACGGTCCGAGCCGTCGGCTTCGAGGCCGCGGACGAGATCTGGTTCGATATTGCCTGGACCGATGGCACGGAGGATTTTGCCCCGAGCGGTACGGCCCGGGGCCTCCGGGGAACGGTGACCGGCCGCACCGACACGTCGATCAGCTTCCTCGTTCCGGGGCACTACCCTCCTGCAACGGTCTCCGTGCTGCTCTTCCGCAACGGGGTCTTCCAGACGCTGGGGACGATTCGCACCGACGACGGCGTCCGTCACGAAATCTCGCTCCATACGCTGTCGGCGATCCCCGGCGGCGGAACCATCGTGGCCCGTTATCCGATGTACGGATCGGCTGCCCTGCGGGATGAGGAGTTCCCGAGCGATCTGACGCTGGAGTGCGTCGTCGGCCGCTTCGGCCCGGGCACGGCCTGCGGTATAGCCGACGGACAACTCGTCGAATTGGATCTGGTGACCCGTCAGACGGAGATTCAGGGCGAAGGGTGTCTGCTTGTGGGGGCGGCTTCCGAATCGACCGTAGCCGGGCTCTTCGTCCGCGACGACAGGCTTTGCTTCTCCGGCGGTTCCCTCCCCCGCGCATGGCAGCTGCCCGAAGGGGTCACCGCCGACCGCATCGTCCGCCAACCCTTTGCCTTTGCATTCAACGCCCTGCTGCTTGCCGTGCGCAACGACGACGGTACGCTCTCGCCGCTCGTCCTGCCGTTGTCGAGCTCCCGGGCATTGCTCGGCCCGGCCGTCGAGTCGAAGACGCTGCTCCCCTACTGGATGATGAAGCCCGCCGCCGACAACCTCTCGAAATGGGAGCGTGTGGGCGGTTATGCCGTGCTGCATGACGATCTCACCTGGTTCCAGCCGCTCGACCCTGCGACGCTCACGCTGGCGCCGACCCTCGGGGAGGCCGACCTTCTGGTCGAGGGACGGGTGCTGTCGATGACCCAGTGCATGCTTCCGGCCGAGGCGGGCGATGCCGATCCGCAACCTGCGGTCCGAATCGGCGTGCTGACCGACACCGACGGTCGGCACGAGGTCTGGGTCTACGATCCGCAACGGGCCTCGGGATCGCTCGTGCTGGGGGATGTCGACCTCTTTGCCGTCCGCGGGATCTTTTTTGCGCGTTAA
- a CDS encoding YggS family pyridoxal phosphate-dependent enzyme produces the protein MSEIATHLAHIRETLPAGVTLVAVSKTHPAEMIREAYEAGQRIFGESRPQELREKYETLPRDIEWHMIGHLQTNKIKYIAPFVAMIQSVDSARLVEAIQKEAAKCGRVIDILLEIHVAAEETKTGWDPAELHDYLATNPFAALPNLRVRGVMGIATNTDDEAVIRRDFDALRHCFEELRPRFGEAFDTLSMGMSHDYRLAIACGSTMVRVGSSIFGERDYSK, from the coding sequence ATGTCGGAAATCGCAACCCATCTGGCACATATCCGCGAAACCCTCCCGGCGGGGGTGACGCTCGTTGCCGTATCGAAAACCCACCCTGCGGAGATGATCCGCGAGGCCTACGAAGCCGGTCAGCGCATCTTCGGCGAAAGCCGCCCCCAGGAACTGCGCGAGAAGTACGAGACGCTGCCCCGGGATATCGAGTGGCACATGATCGGCCACCTGCAGACCAACAAGATCAAATACATCGCGCCGTTCGTGGCGATGATTCAGTCGGTGGACAGCGCACGGCTGGTTGAGGCCATCCAGAAAGAGGCGGCCAAGTGCGGCCGCGTGATCGACATCCTGCTCGAGATCCACGTCGCCGCCGAGGAGACCAAGACGGGCTGGGATCCGGCCGAACTGCACGACTACCTCGCCACGAACCCCTTTGCCGCGCTGCCCAACCTGCGCGTGCGCGGCGTGATGGGCATCGCCACCAACACCGACGACGAGGCGGTCATCCGCCGCGATTTCGACGCGCTGCGCCACTGCTTCGAGGAGCTGCGTCCGCGCTTCGGCGAGGCGTTCGACACCCTCTCGATGGGCATGTCGCACGACTACCGGCTGGCCATTGCGTGCGGTTCGACGATGGTGCGTGTCGGCTCGTCGATCTTCGGCGAACGCGACTACTCGAAATGA
- the proC gene encoding pyrroline-5-carboxylate reductase, whose translation MKIGFIGFGNMAQALARGLVRGGAVEAACIGACARDRAKLQRNTEPQGFRAFDTAAEVAEFADVVIIAVKPYQVEGVVTPIRETLKRKIVVSVAAGVTFDDYEQMLAPGTAHLSTCPNTPVAVCEGIVVFERRHSLSPEQLASLEELFSHVGLVLSVETSLLGVAGTICGCSPAFVAMFIEALADAALKYGIPRADAYRMVSQMIVGTGKLQLETGQHPGVMKDAVCSPGGTTIVGVGELEREGFRGSVIAAIDAILG comes from the coding sequence ATGAAGATCGGATTTATCGGATTCGGAAACATGGCCCAGGCACTGGCCCGCGGACTGGTGCGCGGCGGAGCCGTCGAGGCCGCCTGCATCGGGGCCTGCGCCCGCGATCGGGCCAAACTGCAACGCAATACGGAGCCTCAGGGCTTCCGGGCCTTCGACACGGCGGCCGAAGTGGCGGAGTTCGCCGACGTGGTCATCATCGCCGTGAAACCCTATCAGGTCGAGGGGGTTGTTACGCCGATTCGTGAGACGTTGAAGCGGAAGATCGTCGTTTCGGTGGCTGCCGGGGTGACGTTCGACGACTATGAGCAGATGCTCGCCCCCGGTACGGCCCATCTGAGCACGTGTCCCAATACGCCGGTGGCCGTCTGCGAGGGGATCGTCGTCTTCGAACGCCGCCACTCGCTCTCACCCGAACAGCTGGCTTCGCTCGAGGAGCTCTTCTCGCACGTCGGGCTGGTGCTGTCGGTCGAGACCTCGCTGCTGGGGGTGGCCGGGACGATCTGCGGCTGCAGTCCGGCCTTCGTGGCGATGTTCATCGAGGCCTTGGCCGATGCGGCGCTCAAGTACGGTATTCCGCGTGCCGATGCCTACCGGATGGTGAGCCAGATGATCGTCGGCACGGGCAAGCTGCAACTTGAGACGGGACAGCATCCCGGCGTAATGAAGGATGCCGTCTGCTCGCCGGGCGGTACGACGATCGTGGGTGTAGGGGAACTCGAACGCGAGGGCTTCCGCGGATCGGTCATCGCGGCCATCGACGCCATTCTGGGCTGA
- a CDS encoding peptidoglycan DD-metalloendopeptidase family protein, translating to MQAQLEARAARTASSPTARVDPEQSAADSVANLQLRLRRKQIESTFDTNGLTVLDTLNSGNDALYVILYGNNTWKYVRNRAVAKDSTIFEKYWDTISLFPYKDVSIASLPQSVVIDLIDSTKSYHYPYKGAVNPRGKYGPRRGRRHQGVDLPLKMGEPVYATFCGRVRISQYVRGYGNLVIIRHDNGLETYYGHLSERLVQPGDWVEAGHVIGKGGSTGRSTGPHLHFETRYYGQAFDPERLIDFKNGMLCRETFLLKKSFFNINSNAGQDFDDEIANEEQDKKEAAEKAAMRYHKIRSGDTLGAIARRYGTTVSNICRLNGIKSTTILRIGRTLRVR from the coding sequence ATGCAGGCGCAGCTCGAGGCCCGTGCGGCCCGTACGGCATCGTCTCCGACCGCCCGGGTCGATCCCGAACAGTCGGCGGCCGATTCGGTGGCCAACCTGCAGCTGCGTCTGCGCCGCAAACAAATCGAATCGACGTTCGATACCAACGGGCTGACCGTCCTCGACACGCTCAACTCCGGAAACGACGCCCTCTACGTCATCCTCTACGGCAACAACACCTGGAAATACGTCCGCAACCGCGCCGTGGCCAAGGACAGCACGATCTTCGAAAAGTATTGGGACACGATCTCGCTCTTTCCCTACAAGGATGTCAGCATCGCTTCGCTGCCGCAGTCGGTGGTCATCGACCTGATCGACTCGACAAAGAGCTACCACTATCCCTACAAGGGTGCGGTGAATCCCCGCGGCAAGTACGGACCGCGCCGCGGACGCCGCCACCAGGGTGTCGATCTGCCGCTCAAGATGGGCGAACCGGTCTATGCGACCTTCTGCGGACGGGTGCGCATCTCGCAATATGTGCGCGGCTACGGCAATCTGGTCATCATCCGCCATGACAACGGACTGGAGACCTATTACGGCCACCTCTCGGAGCGTCTGGTCCAACCCGGCGACTGGGTCGAGGCGGGCCACGTCATCGGCAAGGGCGGTTCGACGGGCCGTTCGACCGGTCCGCACCTCCACTTCGAGACCCGCTACTACGGACAGGCCTTCGACCCCGAACGGCTGATCGACTTCAAGAACGGCATGCTCTGCCGCGAAACGTTCCTGCTGAAGAAGTCCTTCTTCAACATCAATTCCAACGCCGGGCAGGATTTCGACGACGAGATCGCCAACGAGGAGCAGGACAAGAAGGAGGCTGCCGAAAAGGCCGCCATGCGTTATCACAAGATCCGTTCGGGCGATACGCTCGGTGCCATAGCTCGCCGTTACGGTACCACGGTGTCGAACATCTGCCGTCTGAACGGCATCAAGTCGACCACCATCCTGCGCATTGGCCGCACGCTGCGCGTCCGCTAA
- a CDS encoding DUF3109 family protein, which produces MIEIDDKIVSVDLLRECFACDLAQCKGICCVEGNAGAPLEEDEEEILRREYPNYRPYMTGEGVEAVERQGFMVLDEEGDRTTPLVNDAQCAYACQENGVTLCAIEKAWMEGKTAFRKPISCHLYPIRVMRFSNGTLGLNYHRWSVCAPARKCGAKLGIPVYKALREPIIRRFGEEFYHQLEAAEELIKRG; this is translated from the coding sequence ATGATCGAGATTGATGACAAGATCGTGAGCGTCGATCTGCTGCGCGAATGCTTTGCGTGCGATCTGGCGCAGTGCAAGGGGATCTGCTGCGTCGAAGGCAACGCCGGAGCCCCGCTGGAGGAGGACGAAGAGGAGATCCTCCGCCGCGAATACCCGAACTACCGTCCCTACATGACGGGCGAAGGGGTGGAGGCCGTCGAACGGCAGGGCTTCATGGTCCTCGACGAAGAGGGCGATCGGACCACGCCGCTCGTCAACGACGCCCAGTGCGCCTACGCCTGTCAGGAGAACGGCGTGACGCTGTGCGCCATCGAGAAGGCCTGGATGGAGGGCAAGACCGCGTTCCGCAAACCGATCTCGTGCCACCTCTATCCAATCCGCGTCATGCGCTTCTCGAACGGCACACTCGGCCTGAACTACCACCGCTGGTCGGTCTGTGCCCCGGCCCGCAAATGCGGCGCCAAACTGGGAATCCCGGTCTACAAGGCGCTGCGCGAACCGATCATCCGCCGCTTCGGCGAGGAGTTCTACCACCAGCTCGAGGCCGCCGAAGAGTTGATCAAACGGGGCTGA
- a CDS encoding D-alanine--D-alanine ligase, producing MTRLKIALLAGGDSPEREIALQSAAQIEAALDHTKYDITVIDLHHRDWHHTTPDGRQWQVDKNDFSITIDGEHKIFDYALILIHGTPGEDGRLQGYLDMMGIPYSSCSMVSTVVTFDKITTKRTLAGRVNLAREHFLRRGEAWDAEAIVADLGLPLFVKPNANGSSFGVTKVHTAAELPAAIEAAFAQGGEILIEECITGREMGCGILVTREKEYIFPITEIVPKNDFFDYEAKYTAGRSEEITPAPIPDEVRAELNRMTREAYRACRCSGIVRVDFIVTPEGKPYFIELNSIPGMSAGSIVPKQARQMGMSLGELYDLIIADTCRK from the coding sequence ATGACACGACTGAAGATCGCCCTCCTGGCGGGCGGCGACTCTCCCGAGCGGGAGATCGCCCTGCAAAGTGCCGCACAGATCGAAGCGGCGCTCGATCACACGAAATACGATATCACGGTCATCGACCTTCATCACCGCGACTGGCACCACACGACGCCCGACGGCCGACAGTGGCAGGTCGACAAGAACGATTTCTCGATTACGATCGACGGCGAACACAAGATTTTCGACTACGCGCTGATTCTCATCCACGGCACCCCGGGCGAGGACGGCCGTCTGCAGGGCTATCTCGACATGATGGGTATTCCCTATTCGTCGTGCTCGATGGTCTCGACGGTCGTCACCTTCGACAAGATCACCACCAAGCGCACGCTGGCCGGACGCGTCAACCTGGCCCGCGAACACTTCCTGCGCCGCGGCGAGGCGTGGGATGCCGAGGCCATTGTCGCCGATCTGGGACTCCCGCTCTTCGTGAAGCCCAATGCCAACGGTTCGTCGTTCGGCGTGACGAAGGTCCACACGGCCGCGGAGCTTCCCGCCGCCATCGAGGCCGCCTTCGCCCAGGGCGGCGAGATTCTCATCGAGGAGTGCATCACGGGCCGTGAGATGGGGTGCGGCATCCTCGTCACCCGTGAAAAGGAGTATATCTTCCCCATCACGGAGATCGTTCCCAAGAACGACTTCTTCGACTACGAGGCCAAATACACGGCCGGACGCTCCGAGGAGATCACCCCGGCACCGATCCCGGATGAGGTGCGTGCCGAACTGAACCGCATGACGCGCGAAGCCTACCGCGCATGCCGCTGCTCGGGCATCGTGCGGGTCGATTTCATCGTCACCCCCGAAGGCAAGCCCTACTTCATCGAGTTGAACTCGATTCCGGGCATGAGCGCCGGAAGCATCGTCCCGAAGCAGGCCCGACAGATGGGCATGTCGCTCGGTGAACTGTATGATCTGATTATCGCCGATACGTGCCGCAAATGA